TAAAAATAACAAGTATCGACTGAAAAGTAATATAATGGTAAAATAACTATATTATAAACTTGACTTCAAGGAAATTAATAACAAATAAAGGGGTTGTTTTACCATGAAAACCATTAAAGTGCTTTCAATCGATGGGGGCGGCATAAGGGGAATTATACCTGCCATGATTCTTGCCAAGGTTGAGGAAATGACATCTAAGCCAATTTGCGAGTTATTTGACTTAATTGCAGGAACCTCAACTGGGGGAATACTGTCACTCATGCTAACTGTGCCGTCAAAGGAGAATAACGGTAAGCCTGCTTACACAGCCAATGACCTTATCAAGCTATATACTGAAAATGGCAAGAAAATATTCTCTAGTAGTATTTATCATAAAATTATTTCTATGGATGGTATATCAGAAGAAAAATACCCTGCTACTGGAATAGAGTCTGTTTTAAAGGAGTACTTTGGTGATGTAAAGCTTTCAGCAGCCTTGACAGATATAATTGTTCCGGCATATGAACTGAGTCTGAGAGAGCCGTATTTCTTTAAAAGTGTACATGCAAAGGATGTAAGCAAGGTAAATAAGGATTTTTACATGTGGCAGGTAGCAAGAGCTACATCTGCGGCACCTACATACTTTGAGCCATGTAAGCTTGAAATCGGCCAAAAGGACGGTGCAGATTATTATACTTTGATTGACGGCGGTGTATTTGCCAACAATCCAGGCATGTGTGCCTATGCAGAGTCTAGAGTACTTTATACGGATACACCGGATATACTAATGCTTTCACTTGGAACCGGGGAACTTAACCGCTGTATTCCATACGATGAAGCAAAGGACTGGGGCCTTATGAAATGGGCAAAGCCAATTCTGAGTACAGTATTTAGCGGGGTAAGTGAAACGGTTGATTTCCAACTCAGTCAGATATTAACTGATAATCGGTACTACAGGATGCAGGCCAGTCTTGCACAGCTTGGGAGTGATGCGATGGATGATGCCAGTGATGAAAACATACATGAACTAAAACTCCTTAGTCTAAGCTTAATTGATGAGTGGCTCCAAAATGGAAAGTTGGAAAAACTGTGTAAACAGCTTACTGAATAATAATTAAAAAAGTACGGATCACTCGTTCAAAGAGCTTCCGTACTTTTTTAATGGTTTATCTTTTTTAAACGGTTTAACTACCTAACGGTTCTTCGGAATACTCTGTAATCCCATCAAGGTCTATTGGCTCAGTTTCGTTGGGTTCACCGATTATCTTAATTTCGTCAGTATTAAAAGTATTTGTAAAGCCTCTTTCCTTATCAATAAATTTTTCAACAATTGTAGATGCATCCTGTGACACACTCTGATAAAATAACCAGTCATAATAAACCTTTCCAAAGGTCTTGGACAGCCAATCTAAAGAGTAACAACATTTTTAGCCAGTGACGGCGCTATATCAAGAGACTTGGGTTTACCGTTTACATATGCCGTTTTACTGCTTACAGAAACAGAAATATTAGACTTATCATTTTTAACAGTAGCCTTTTTTAATTTATTATCCCAAGAGTATTTTAGTCCGAGAGCCTCAGAAACATTTTTTAAGGGAACTATAATGTTACCGTTTTTAGATATAGGCTGAACAGGTAAAGTAAGTAAATTTTCATAAACATAGACCTTAATAGACGGGGCAGCAATAACATTCAAATTAAGTACAAAAGTAAGTGTAAAAAAAACAACAACAAAAGTTATAAACTTCTTCATATAATTTCTCCGTTTCAATAGCTATGAACTGTCTGATATACAAATTATAGAATAATTACCTGCCTATTACAAATTATGGCAAGCGTATATATTCTAAATAAAATCGGAGAAGGAGCATTTTGGTGTGACAAATAGTATCTTAATGAATAATATAGAATATAGCTGGTAAATCAAATTCAAGGCTTTTCATGGACAAAGTTGTGTGTTGATAAGGAAGTATGGCGGTGATATACTAACCAAGCTGTCTCGAACGGCGCCACAGTTTAATTCAACAAGGTATTTAAACTTACCGCAAATTGGATTAAAATTGAGTGTTGACACAAAAGTAATGACGTGTTAACATAACTAAGCTGTCTCAGATGGCAACACTTTAACAAGGTTTAAGGCAATAATAAAATTACCAAAAACTTAAAGTTAAAAAAGTGTTGACACAAAGGCAACACCGTGGTAACATGGTTAAGCTGCTTGCAAAGAGCAAACAGCAAAAACCTTACAAAGCAGTCGTAAGAAGGCTTTATGGACTTTGAAAAGTAAACAGTGATAAACATGTAAAGGAACTCGAAAAATTCCGAAATCGTAAAACGATTTCAAAATTGAGTAACTTGCGAACTTTACAACCTGGTTTTTGGAAACAAGAACTAGAAAAAAAGTCAGCAATTTTTAATGAGCTAATTAAATTTTTCAAATATTAATTTGAGAGTTTGATCCTGGCTCAGGACGAACGCTGGCGGCGTGCCTAACACATGCAAGTCGAGCGGAGTTACCTTTAGCACTGAGTATTCTTAATTATTTGATGCTGGCCGACAGCGTCATGCAAAAACAACCTTGATGAATTGTTTAATTAGAGTTTTTGCATCACGAGTTTTATCAAAGTGTCAACACATAATATAGAAGAGAATGTTCAGTGCTGAAGGTAACTTAGCGGCGGACGGGTGAGTAACGCGTGGGCAACCTGCCTGTTACAGGGGGATAACACAGGGAAACTTGTGCTAATACCGCATAATACAGCGAGAAAGCATTTTCTTGTTGTCAAAGGAGCAATCCGGTAACAGATGGGCCCGCGTCCAATTAGCTAGTTGGTGATGTAACGGACCACCAAGGCGACGATTGGTAGCCGAACTGAGAGGTTGATCGGCCACATTGGGACTGAGACACGGCCCAGACTCCTACGGGAGGCAGCAGTGGGGAATATTGCACAATGGGGGAAACCCTGATGCAGCAACGCCGCGTGAAGGATGAAGGTTTTCGGATTGTAAACTTCTTTAGTCAGGGACGAAAAAATGACGGTACCTGAAGAATAAGCCACGGCTAACTACGTGCCAGCAGCCGCGGTAATACGTAGGTGGCAAGCGTTGTCCGGAATTACTGGGTGTAAAGGGCGTGTAGGCGGGAATGTAAGTCAGATGTGAAATCCCAGAGCTTAACTCTGGAGCTGCATCTGAAACTATGTTTCTTGAGTGCCGGAGAGGAAAGCGGAATTCCTAGTGTAGCGGTGAAATGCGTAGATATTAGGAGGAACACCAGTGGCGAAGGCGGCTTTCTGGACGGTAACTGACGCTGAGGCGCGAAAGCGTGGGGAGCAAACAGGATTAGATACCCTGGTAGTCCACGCTGTAAACGATGGATACTAGGTGTAGGAGGTATCGACCCCTTCTGTGCCGGAGTTAACACAATAAGTATCCCACCTGGGGAGTACGGCCGCAAGGTTGAAACTCAAAGGAATTGACGGGGGCCCGCACAAGCAGTGGAGTATGTGGTTTAATTCGAAGCAACGCGAAGAACCTTACCAAGGCTTGACATATAGCGGAATACGGCAGAGATGTCGTAGTCCTTCGGGACTGCTATACAGGTGGTGCATGGTTGTCGTCAGCTCGTGTCGTGAGATGTTGGGTTAAGTCCCGCAACGAGCGCAACCCCTGTTGCTAGTTGATAACATTTAGTTGATCACTCTAGCGAGACTGCCGGTGATAAATCGGAGGAAGGTGGGGACGACGTCAAATCATCATGCCCCTTATGTCTTGGGCTACACACGTACTACAATGGCTATAACAGAGGGAAGCTAAGCTGTAAAGTGGAGCAAATCCCCAAAAATAGTCCCAGTTCAGATTGTGGGCTGCAACCCGCCCACATGAAGTCGGAATTGCTAGTAATGGCAGGTCAGCATACTGCCGTGAATACGTTCCCGGGCCTTGTACACACCGCCCGTCACACCATGAGAGTCTGCAACACCCGAAGTCGATAGTCTAACCGCAAGGAGGACGTCGCCGAAGGTGGGGCCGATGATTGGGGTGAAGTCGTAACAAGGTAGCCGTATCGGAAGGTGCGGCTGGATCACCTCCTTTCTAAGGAGACATGATTCATGCAGAACTAGTTTCTAAGATGAATCAAATCTTTAGGTCGAAGATAAATGACAGGAAGGCTTGAGCTAAGCTCGCCGGACTGAAAATCATTATCTTAGAGTTTCTTTACAATCACTGTTTAGTTTTCAAAGCCCATGAAAATGGACTTTGAAAGAAGAAAATACCAGTTGACATAACAATGAAAACTGATATAATAGGAACTCCGCAGTCAGTGTGGAAACACAAACAATTGCGAAGTTTGTACCTTGAGAACTGAATAATGTTATTCAAAGAATGCGTTTCAAACTATTAGTTTGAAATACGTTTTAAGAAGATGAGAAGACATAGAAATATATATGAAAGTATGTATTTCCGTAAAAGTAATAAGGGTAACATGTGAAAAGGAGAAATCCTTTGAAACACGTAAAGCAGTTTACGTTGGAAACATGCAACTCTTAGGAAACTAACTCATTGATAGGTTAAGACAATCACTTTAAATCAATTACTATGTAATTGACATTGAGAATCTGATCAATCGAAGATATTCGATAAAAATTGATAGAAGCAAGCAGTACAAGGAAGGCGACCGACGAGAAGCGGAGTTTACGGTGGTAAATGAGCATCGCAGGAGGGAAGCCTGACACAGTAATGCGAAGCTTATAGCAATTTTAGAGGTCAAGCTACTAAGAGCATAGGGTGAATGCCTTGGCACCAGAAGGCGATGAAGGACGTGACAAGCTGCGAAAAGCTACGGAGAGGCGCAAATAGCCATCGACCCGTAGATATCCGAATGGGGAAACCCGGCCGAGTTAAACACTCGGTCATCGTAACATGAATACATAGTGTTACGAAGGCAGACGTTGGGAACTGAAACATCTAAGTACCAACAGGAGTAGAAATCAAAAAGAGATTCCGTAAGTAGTGGCGAGCGAAAGCGGAAGAGCCCAAACCAAAAGATAGCAATATCTTTCGGGGTTGTGGACTAGCATAATGATCCTCAAGACATAGCAGAATGAGCAGCTGGAAAGCTGAGACCATAGAGGGTAAAAGTCCCGTAAGCGAAATGTTAAGAGGCAGGCTAGTATCCAGAGTACCACGAGGCACGTGAAACCTCGTGGGAAGCAGGGTGGACCACCATCCAAGGCTAAATACTAACTGGTGACCGATAGTGAAGCAGTACCGTGAGGGAAAGGTGAAAAGAACCCCGGGAGGGGAGTGAAAGAGAACCTGAAACCCTATGTTTACAAGCAGTTGAAGAGCGTTAAAGCTCGACAGCGTACTTTTTGTAGAACGGTCCGGCGAGTTATTGTATGCAGCAAGGTTAAGTACTTAAAGGTACGGAGCCGAAGGGAAACCGAGTGTTAAAAGCGCGTCAAGTTGCATGCTATAGACCCGAAACCGGGTGACCTACCCATGGACAGGTTGAAGCGGGAGTAAAATCTCGTGGAGGACCGAACCACATGACCGTTGAAAAGGTCTGGGATGAGCTGTGGGTGGCGGAGAAATTCCAATCGAACTCGGAGATAGCTGGTTCTCCCCGAAATAGCTTTAGGGCTAGCCTCAAGGGAAAATCATACGGAGGTAGAGCACTGAATGGGCTAGGGGCCTTACCGGGTTACCGAACCCTATCAAACTCCGAATGCCGTAATGATGTTACTTGGGAGTCAGACTATGAGAGATAAGTCCCATGGTCAAAAGGGAAACAGCCCAGACCATCAGCTAAGGTCCCAAAATCACAGTTAAGTGGAAAAGGATGTGGGCTTGCTAAGACAACTAGGATGTTGGCTTAGAAGCAGCCACTCATTCAAAGAGTGCGTAATAGCTCACTAGTCGAGTGAGCCTGCGCCGAAAATTACCGGGGCTAAACTGTGTACCGAAGCTATGGATCAGCGTACATCCAATAGTATTGCTAAATAAATTAAGAAGCGATGAGGTAATTTCACGAAATGTAACATATCAAAAATGATTCAAAACATTTCGTCAAATTCCCACAGCTAGACTTGTGCCATTAGCAGTAGTATTGGATGTACGAGGGTGGTAGGGGAGCTTACTGTTGTAGGTTGAAGCAAGATCGAAAGGACTTGTGGACGAAGCAGTAGTGAGAATGCCGGAATAAGTAGCGAGAGTAAAGTGAGAATCTTTACCGTCGAAAACCTAAGGTTTCCTGGGGAAGGTTCGTCCGCCCAGGGTAAGTCTGGACCTAAGCTGAGGCCGAAAGGCGTAAGTGATGGACAACAGGTTGAAATTCCTGTACTACCGTTAATCGATATGAGAGAGGTGGGGACGCAGGAGGATAAGTCAAGCGATCAGCTGGAAAAGATCGTGCAAGCGAGGTAGATAGTCCGGTAGGCAAATCCGCCGGATGTTTCGAAGACGTGATGCGGAGGGAAAACAAGTACCGAAGTGACAGATTCCACACTGACGAGAAAAACCACTATCCAGATTAAAGGTACCAGTACCGCAAACCGACACAGGTAGGTGAGGAGAGAATCCTAAGACGAGCGGGAGAAGCGTTGTTAAGGAACTCGGCAAATTGACCCCGTAAGTTAGCGAAAAGGGGTGCCTCAAGAGATTGAGGCCGCAGAGAATAGGCCCAAGCAACTGTTTATCAAAAACACAGGTCTCTGCTAAATCGAAAGATGAAGTATAGGGGCTGACGCCTGCCCGGTGCTGGAAGGTTACGGGAATTGCTTAGCGCAAGCGAAGGCATGAACTTAAGCCCCAGTAAACGGCGGCCGTAACTATAACGGTCCTAAGGTAGCGAAATTCCTTGTCAGGTAAGTTCTGACCCGCACGAATGGCGTAATGACTTGGGCACTGTCTCAACAACGTACCCGGCGAAATTGTAGTACTTGTGAAGATGCAAGTTACCCGCGACTAGACGGAAAGACCCCATGGAGCTTCACTGTAGCTTGATATTGGGTTTCGGTATTTTTTGTACAGGATAGGTGGGAGACTGAGAAGTGGTGGCGCCAGCCATCATGGAGTCGACGTTGGGATACCACTCTAAAAGTACTGGAACTCTAACCTGAGACCATAAGCTGGTCTAGGGACACTGTCAGGTGGGCAGTTTGACTGGGGCGGTCGCCTCCCAAAGAGTAACGGAGGCGTCCAAAGGTTACCTCAGCGCGGTTGGAAATCGCGCAACGAGTGCAAAGGCATAAGGTAGCCTGACTGCGAGAGAGACACCTCGAGCAGGTACGAAAGTAGGGCTTAGTGATCCGGTGGTATGAAAGTGGAATTGCCATCGCTCAACGGATAAAAGCTACCCTGGGGATAACAGGCTTATCTCCCCCAAGAGTCCACATCGACGGGGAGGTTTGGCACCTCGATGTCGGCTCATCGCATCCTGGAGCTGTAGCAGGTTCCAAGGGTTTGGCTGTTCGCCAATTAAAGCGGTACGCGAGCTGGGTTCAGAACGTCGTGAGACAGTTCGGTCCCTATCTGTCGCGGGCGCAGGATATTTGAGAGGATCTGTCCTTAGTACGAGAGGACCGGGATGGACGAACCTCTAGTGCACCAGTTGTCATACCAATGGCACAGCTGGGTAGCCAAGTTCGGCAGGGATAAACGCTGAAGGCATCTAAGCGTGAAACCCACCTCAAGATGAGATATCCCACTAGCAATAGGTAAGACCCCATGTAGACTACATGGTTGATAGGTCAGGAGTGTAAGCATAGTAATGTGTTAAGCTGACTGATACTAATAGGTCGAGGGTTTGACCCAAAGAAAACAGGTATTCAAAAGTAGAAGGTCTTAAAACTAGACAATGAGAGAGCTTCACATCTTCTTAAAGGATAACATTAGTCAGTTCTGAAGGTACAAAAAGTATCTTAAAAAAAGTTAATAAAATTGTCAGAAGCGAGTAGTAATACGAAGCTTATCACAATTTTTAAAATCTTCTGGTGGAAATGACGAGATGGCCACACCCGTTCCCATACCGAACACGGCAGTTAAGCATCTCAGTGCCGATAATACTTGGCTGGAAACGGCCCGGGAAAGTAGGTCTCCGCCAGATTTATATGAAAACCTCAAGCTTATAGCTTGAGGTTTTGTTGTATTTCCAGAATCTTTAAGCTGCAAGAATACCAAACATATATAAATATAGCACTTTATGTAAAATTATGATAAAATTAAACATGTCTTTAAGAATAATATAAAAATATGGAATGTCAAATGAAAGGTATGACTTCCTAATAGAAACTCAACCAAAAAACAAGGGTGATTTTTGTAGAATAAATGATTTCTTTTTGAGTTATTTTGTAATATAATATATGATGATTGTATTATTTTGGCAATAACTTTTAAGCACCTTCATTCTTATGGACAAAATTAAAAAACTAAGAAAAAATATTCTAAATCGTATTCTTTTGGAATACACATTACATTAGATAAATAAAAAAGAGAGACACAACAGCAAAAGAGAGGAGTGGGGGGTAAATGGTCGGGAATGTAATAGAAAATAACGTAGTGACCATTTCAGGAAGAGTAGTTTCAGAGGTTGAATATAGTCATGAGGTATATGGAGAAGGATTTTATTCTTTTCATTTAGATGTACCCAGATTAAGTGAAAGCAGTGATAAAATATCTGTTACATTTTCAGAACGTCTGGTTCCAAAGGAGAAGCTTGTTATTGGCTCACTGTTGGAAATAGAGGGTCAATTCAGATCATATAACAGCTATAAAAGTGAGTCAAATAAACTTGTTCTTACTGTTTTTGCAAGGGAAATCGTTTTTATTGATGAAGATAAAAGAATAAAAAATCCTAATCAGATTTATCTGAACGGTTATATATGTAAGTCACCCATATATAGAATGACCCCTTTTGGAAGGGAAATAACAGATATACTTGTGGCGGTAAACAGACCATATAATAAATCAGACTATATCCCATGCATAGCCTGGGGCAGGAATGCCAGGTATTCTCAGAACCTGTCTATCGGAGACAATATAAAGATATGGGGAAGAATCCAAAGCAGAGAGTATCAAAAAAAGCTAGAGTCAGGAGAAACTTTGACAAAAACAGCTTATGAGGTTTCAGTCTCTAAAATGGAAATATCCGAACCGTCAGACACTAAAGAAAATGATGAAAACAATGAAAATGATGATATTGAAAGTTCAACAGAAGAATAATTTTCTATAAACATAGAGACAAAAACCATCACACAGTGCTTTAGTTTTTAAAACATAGTGTGATGGTTTTTTTAGTTTATGAGCTTCGCCTAACAAGGTATCTCCATAACTTCATCAATGCTGGCATAAGGTAACTGTCAATGCCAAATACCCTTCCTGCACCTCCCAACATAGCTATCTCAGCAGGGATAAGCCACCAGCTAGTCTCATACAAGCCTGTTGAAAGAAGAAAATTTATGTTTAAAGCAATTGCCGCAAGACCTGCTATAAATGTAAATGTTCCTGAAATAAATGCAAGTCCAAGACCCACTTCAGCTAAAACTATCATTATTTGGAATAAAAGAGCATTTGGAATGACTAATCGGTTTGCTATCCATGCATACCACTCCGGTGTATGGGAGGAAACAATTCTGAATATTTTTTCTCCCGATTCCGTAATAGAAGCACTGGAAGCACCATCAACCGGTAAGCCTGCCAACATTGGTGAAGTCAGCCAGCCTTCCTTTATTTTATTGTATCCCTCTATAAGCCAGGTGTAGCCAAGAAACAGTCTTAGGGGTACAAGCCATATTGTAGCGGATCTACGGGTATAGTGGTACTCCAGAAACGATTTTCTATGTCTTTTGTTCATAAATTCATGATTCAGATACTTTATAACAAGTTCAAATCCTCCGATACCAAATAGATAATGGACGTTAACCATGTACTTCATTAGTATTGACATCCATACAGGCAGCTGCTTTCCCATTATTTCACTAACGGCAAAATTGCTCCCTATGGAAACCATGACACCATGCAGTTTAGGTGTTAATTTTACTTTCTCAGTGCCTCTGATATCAGCTAGAATATTAACAGCTGCATTTTTACCCGTTTGCACTGCCGATTCTACAAGAGGAGGAAGAATTTTATCATCATAAGTAAAAGCAGATACATCGCCTATTGCATATACATTTTTAAAAGCCGTTTTAGTGTATTCGTCAACAACAATTCTTGAAGTTCTGTTCTTTTCAGTGTCTATTTCATCAGTCAAAGAAGATGCTTTTATCCCGGCAGTCCAGATAAGTGTACGTGTATTTATTGAGCGTCCGTCTTTCAGTTCAACTTTCTCAGAATCAAGTTTTGTAATTGCACTTTCAAGAAGTACATTAACTCCCAAAGAAGAAGTAAGATAATCCATAGATTTTTTAACATTATTCTCATTTAGTATTGTAAGTATTTTGGGCAGGGCTTCTATTAGATAAAGATTTACCTGATTACGGGAAATACCGTAGTCAATGCAAAGTTTTTTAACCCATCTTCCCAATTCGCCCATCATCTCAACACCTGTAAAGCCCCCTCCGCCGACTATAAAGGTCAAAAGAGATTTTTTTCTGATTTCATCATTTTCCTGAGAAGCAAGTTCAAAGCAATCCAGTATATGCTCTTTTATCCGGATTGAATCTTTAAACGACCAAAGAGGATAGCTGAATTCCTTCATTCCGGGTATACCGTAATAGTTGGGCTCACTTCCAAAAGCTAAAACAAGATAGTCATATTCATAACGATTTTTATTCGATGAAATAATGTTACTTTCCATATCAAATTTAACAATTTCATCTTTTACTATTTTAACATCAGTGTACTGAAATATATCTCTAAGCGGTACAATAACTCCTTCTGACTCTATTCTGTTTCCGGCAGTTTCGTGGAGCTCTGTTAACAGTGTGTGATACGAATTTTTATCTATAATCGTAATCGATAAATCATCTTTCTTATTCTTTTTTCGTTGAAGGTATAAAGCAGTTTCTATTCCTGCATAACCTGCACCTACGATTACTATTTTTCTGGACATGATTATCTCTCCTGTTTTTGTTATAAAAGTAGAAATTTCAGGGAAACATTTATAAATAAATTTGTACGTTTATATAATGTATATTTTGCCTGAATTGTATTCACATTCGTAACTATATGGGGGTGAGTTGTTTGAAAAAAAATCGCATTTTAATTTTTTTATCATTTGTAATAGTTTCTTTTTATCTAAGCGGATGTTCAAAGAGTAATGCCAGTGATGATTACGTTGAAAAAGAAAGCTTTCAAATGGGTACCATAATTTCTCAAAGAATTTATGGCAGTAATGCTGAAGGTTCTGCCAACGAGATTATTCAAAGGTTAAACAGTATTGAAGAAAATATGTCTGTTAATATTAAAACAAGTACTGTTAGCCAGATTAATAGTCATTCCGGACAATCACAGGTATTTCGCATAAATAACGATATTTATAATATTTTAACTGCAGCCGACAAATTTTCCAAATTAAGTAATGGTGCCTTTGACATAACTATAGGGCCTTTAGTTAAGGAATGGGGAGTTTTTACTGATCATCCGCATGTTCCTTCCAAGAGCCGGATTGATGAACTTTTAAAACTTGTTAATTACAAATCTATTGACTTTAGCCGAGATAAAATGACTTTTAGGCTTCCTATAAAGGGCCAAATGATTGATTTTGGTGCTATTGCCAAAGGGTATGCCGCAGATGAAGCCGTTAAAATCTGTCGCAGAGACGGAATAAAATCAGCTTACATAAGCCTTGGAGGAAATGTATATGTAGTTGGGAATAAACCGGATAATACACCATGGAGAATAGGAATCCAAAATCCAAGAGCTGCAGACGGTAAATATATTGGTATTCTAAGGGTCTCGGACAAAACTGTAGTGACTTCCGGCGACTATGAAAGATTTTTTATGAAAGACGGTGTTAGATATCACCATATCATAGATCCCAGAACTGGATGCCCCAGTAATTCGGATTTGATTAGTTCAACAATTGTTACGGACAGTTCCATTAGTGCCGATGCTCTATCAACTGCAACATTTGTAATAGGGTTGAAGAAGTCTAAAGAATTATTGAAAAAAGTCGATGGTGTTGACGCTATATTCATTACTAAAGATAAAAAAGTTTATATAACTGAAGGCCTTAAAAAGGACTTTGATTTTCAAGATGAAAGTGGGGAGTTTACTTATGTTGAAAAAGGGTGACATAATTCTTTTGCTGGTAATAGTTCTTGGTATATTATCAGCAGTATTTTTTGGCAGAGAAAATGCAGTCAGTTTAAGCAATACCAGTGGAGGTCAGGTTGATAACTTAGGTATTAGGGCAATAATAAAAAAGAACGACAAAGTAATCAGAAGAATTAACCTGACAAGTCTGGAAAAAAGAGAAGTAATTAATGTATCAGGTTTGCATAAGGCAACTATTGTAGCAGAAAAAAACAGAATTTGCTTTCTTGAATCGGATTGCCCTGATAAGGTTTGTGTGAAAACCGGCTGGCTTACCCACCCGGGGGAAATAGCTGTTTGTCTTCCTAATAAAATAATCATTAAGCTGGAGCAAGACAAGAATCAAAATGTGGATGGAGTGGTAAAGTGAGATTGTATATAAAAAATAAAGTTGACATAAAGAAAATGGTGCTTCTGGCTGTTCTTGCTTCTCAGGCGTTGGTGTTGTCTGTTATTGAATCTTGGTTTCCGGTTCCTGTTGGGATTCCCGGGATAAAGCTTGGATTATCAAATATAATAACTATTGTTTCTTTAATCTTTTTTAGCCTATCAAATACTATGGCAATAGTTCTGGTGAAATGCGTTCTTTCATCCTTATTTATGGGGGGGCCGGTAATTTTTGCTTTTAGTATATGTGGAGGAATTTTGAGTACACTGATTATGTGGATAATGTTAAAATATATGGAGAGGTGGTTAAGCTTAATTGGAATTAGCATAGCCGGATCAATTGCACATAATGTCGGGCAGATATTGGTAGCGTGCTTTATAATGAGTGATTTGTCTGTTACAGGCTATTTACCTGTATTGCTTTTATCCGGAATTATTATGGGGACTTTTGTAGGTATATGCAGCTCCTTTTTTGTGAGAGCCTTGAAAAGGTTAAATATTATATCAAATTTATAAGGGGTAATTATGTTTTTTGAAAACCAAAGGTTAAACAGTGATATTGAGAAAGTCGAGGAAAATCTACGTACAAACGTTAGTTCAAAAAACCAGCTTTTGGTTCAAGCCATCGCCGATACAGTGGGTGCAGGAGGTAAGAGACTCAGGCCTGCAATGGTTATAGTTTCATCATATTTCGGTAAAATACGGCAGGAC
This region of Clostridium sp. BNL1100 genomic DNA includes:
- a CDS encoding CBASS cGAMP-activated phospholipase, which translates into the protein MKTIKVLSIDGGGIRGIIPAMILAKVEEMTSKPICELFDLIAGTSTGGILSLMLTVPSKENNGKPAYTANDLIKLYTENGKKIFSSSIYHKIISMDGISEEKYPATGIESVLKEYFGDVKLSAALTDIIVPAYELSLREPYFFKSVHAKDVSKVNKDFYMWQVARATSAAPTYFEPCKLEIGQKDGADYYTLIDGGVFANNPGMCAYAESRVLYTDTPDILMLSLGTGELNRCIPYDEAKDWGLMKWAKPILSTVFSGVSETVDFQLSQILTDNRYYRMQASLAQLGSDAMDDASDENIHELKLLSLSLIDEWLQNGKLEKLCKQLTE
- a CDS encoding copper amine oxidase N-terminal domain-containing protein; amino-acid sequence: MKKFITFVVVFFTLTFVLNLNVIAAPSIKVYVYENLLTLPVQPISKNGNIIVPLKNVSEALGLKYSWDNKLKKATVKNDKSNISVSVSSKTAYVNGKPKSLDIAPSLAKNVVTL
- a CDS encoding single-stranded DNA-binding protein, which translates into the protein MVGNVIENNVVTISGRVVSEVEYSHEVYGEGFYSFHLDVPRLSESSDKISVTFSERLVPKEKLVIGSLLEIEGQFRSYNSYKSESNKLVLTVFAREIVFIDEDKRIKNPNQIYLNGYICKSPIYRMTPFGREITDILVAVNRPYNKSDYIPCIAWGRNARYSQNLSIGDNIKIWGRIQSREYQKKLESGETLTKTAYEVSVSKMEISEPSDTKENDENNENDDIESSTEE
- a CDS encoding NAD(P)/FAD-dependent oxidoreductase, encoding MSRKIVIVGAGYAGIETALYLQRKKNKKDDLSITIIDKNSYHTLLTELHETAGNRIESEGVIVPLRDIFQYTDVKIVKDEIVKFDMESNIISSNKNRYEYDYLVLAFGSEPNYYGIPGMKEFSYPLWSFKDSIRIKEHILDCFELASQENDEIRKKSLLTFIVGGGGFTGVEMMGELGRWVKKLCIDYGISRNQVNLYLIEALPKILTILNENNVKKSMDYLTSSLGVNVLLESAITKLDSEKVELKDGRSINTRTLIWTAGIKASSLTDEIDTEKNRTSRIVVDEYTKTAFKNVYAIGDVSAFTYDDKILPPLVESAVQTGKNAAVNILADIRGTEKVKLTPKLHGVMVSIGSNFAVSEIMGKQLPVWMSILMKYMVNVHYLFGIGGFELVIKYLNHEFMNKRHRKSFLEYHYTRRSATIWLVPLRLFLGYTWLIEGYNKIKEGWLTSPMLAGLPVDGASSASITESGEKIFRIVSSHTPEWYAWIANRLVIPNALLFQIMIVLAEVGLGLAFISGTFTFIAGLAAIALNINFLLSTGLYETSWWLIPAEIAMLGGAGRVFGIDSYLMPALMKLWRYLVRRSS
- a CDS encoding FAD:protein FMN transferase — protein: MSCLKKNRILIFLSFVIVSFYLSGCSKSNASDDYVEKESFQMGTIISQRIYGSNAEGSANEIIQRLNSIEENMSVNIKTSTVSQINSHSGQSQVFRINNDIYNILTAADKFSKLSNGAFDITIGPLVKEWGVFTDHPHVPSKSRIDELLKLVNYKSIDFSRDKMTFRLPIKGQMIDFGAIAKGYAADEAVKICRRDGIKSAYISLGGNVYVVGNKPDNTPWRIGIQNPRAADGKYIGILRVSDKTVVTSGDYERFFMKDGVRYHHIIDPRTGCPSNSDLISSTIVTDSSISADALSTATFVIGLKKSKELLKKVDGVDAIFITKDKKVYITEGLKKDFDFQDESGEFTYVEKG
- a CDS encoding NusG domain II-containing protein; the encoded protein is MLKKGDIILLLVIVLGILSAVFFGRENAVSLSNTSGGQVDNLGIRAIIKKNDKVIRRINLTSLEKREVINVSGLHKATIVAEKNRICFLESDCPDKVCVKTGWLTHPGEIAVCLPNKIIIKLEQDKNQNVDGVVK
- a CDS encoding Gx transporter family protein, whose amino-acid sequence is MRLYIKNKVDIKKMVLLAVLASQALVLSVIESWFPVPVGIPGIKLGLSNIITIVSLIFFSLSNTMAIVLVKCVLSSLFMGGPVIFAFSICGGILSTLIMWIMLKYMERWLSLIGISIAGSIAHNVGQILVACFIMSDLSVTGYLPVLLLSGIIMGTFVGICSSFFVRALKRLNIISNL